The Neodiprion pinetum isolate iyNeoPine1 chromosome 5, iyNeoPine1.2, whole genome shotgun sequence genome segment AATATTAgatggtaaattcgaaaagaGCAATGGCCAATGAAGAAGGAGGTTCAGGGCAAAAATTAAATGCGGCATCATCATCAGCAACAAGTATTGAAGCATAACTACAAAATTCCTGTATACATTTAACTCTGAAGGGTTGGTAGATTTGGAGTTCTGTAAAAAAGGGATATTTCTTAAAAGTATTTTTCTATAAACCTGATGAAGATATAGTAGAAACTCGATTATCCGAACGAATTGGGACAGAGACTAGTTCGGATAATCGAACCGTGGGTTTTTTGGATTGAGATCACAAACAACacatttttacacaaaaacagtacatacatatatattaagaTTTGACATACATagtaacgttgaaatatatgtgtgcgtgtgtgtgtgtgtgcgtgtgtgtgcgcgtgcgtgtgtgtatgcatgtatttTAAACACCTGAAAAAACTCGAATGcctttgtttatatttttttatgacatCGTCAATTTTATATCAACGAACGTCTGTAACGCGTTTTTGCATGCCCGCGATTTTCGCGAAGATACATTGTTGCTCACGGCGGTGGCAGCGAGCAACAATGTATCTTTCGCGCCAatgttcaaataattgagggtTCGGATGATCAAGGTTCTActgtatttcaattttatttctattttaaatGATAAGTCTCTTGAAGCCGTATGAATGTATGCATAACTTTTTTGAAGATCTATAAAAataaggtaaaaaaatgatgttTCTAAAAAGTTAATGTTCCAATACTCTATCCTCAGGCAGCCAAACGATTCCATGATATCCAGATTCTTCAGAAAAAATTGCACAAAAAACTGCCActgaaaattcattgttaaGAAGATAAGTGAACgaagatttgaaataaatatacatgagCCTTAACCACTAGCATTAATACTTGTGGAAGTTAGAGAAATTTAATCTCCAAATtatcataaatttataccACGGTAAAACACGTTTCAATGACAGTTTCTTATGCAACCTTTTGTGAAAAATCCGAAAATCAGGTTGCGTTGGTCGCGTGAGGATTCAAACCATTGAAATATTGATTGTTTGGAAGCATATTTTTTACATAGTTTCCTTAGCTTTTCGATAAAATCAGGATTAACAAGGGGAATATACGGTTattttcacatgaaataaatatattgatgaaattgaataaaattcaatgacttctttcaaattttcgaagttttcaatattttctctgaaattTTGTATGACCAAATCTATGACCAAATAAAAATCTGGACGAAACAACATAGGATTGGAACACCAAATAAAATTCACTGTATAAGACAAGTACCGAGAATCATTATCAAGCGGGAGGATCCAGTAAACTGAGGTAACTCCATGGCTTGCGTTAAGTGCCGTGATTATGAATCGATACATAATCAAGCAATTGGATGGTGTGAAAAATCTTATCACTGGACGGGTTTGATGTTGATTGCGAAGATCTCTGATTGCAGTGTGTTAGAATCATCAAAATCTTAAATCAAACGGTCTCTCAAGCATGGTTTTTGAATTGTATCACATTCAAATATGTCACATTTCCTTACAGATGTTGGGTATGTGGTTTGGCACCGTCCCATTGAACCAGCCATTCTTCTGAAATTACTCTTTCATTTAATTAAACCACAATTGCAAGACCATCATTTCTATATAAAGTAGAAATTTTCTGAACTTTACGACATGTTTGAACTTGGAAACTATTTGATATCTGTAGTACACTTTCATCGTaatactttttgtttttgtttatgtGTATCCAACAGCTTTTTCTATTACTTATAATTCGATCaatgatttataaataatcataCTCTAGTCTGAAAATCAATAGCAACATTGATGTATTGAAGCAAACGGAAATTCGAGTGATATTAAACAAAACGAGCAaatgaacattgaaaaattaaaagccCGAAATTGAAATGTGCACATTGTTACAAATATGCAAGTAGCTTGTGCCGTGCCTTACTATTTGAGTGATAATGCAATGATATTTATCATGTCCAAACTTACTTCCATTGTATGCTAttcttgctttttttctcaatcagcCCAATTCCCTCGAGTACATTAGTGATGTCGTATATTCGTCTCTTTTGTCGCACCTCCAGTATATCAGCGGCCTAAGGGAAAGTGTTGGCACAGATTAATGTATCAGTCTTgtaaaagtttgaacgtttcATGTAATAACCATTGAATAATCACACGCAGtcagaaattttattctcataatatataaattcaaatttcgagtgctTTATCTATCATACAACAATAAAAATGTGTTACAGGTTAGGAAACTAACGAGATTAGTTTCTTCATTATGAACTCTGTATTCAACTGTGGTTAACTCCAAACCCTTATAAAATTTACCCGCATTGTAATTCATGAACTGGAACTCGTGATTTGCACATTGTCTGGCATTTTTGtcatgttgtttttttttcaaaattcccgcAAGAGGAACCACACCAGCAGAAAACGTACACATATATGCTCATAATAAGTTAACCTAGATCTCGCGGTGACTTTTTGCTAGCTTACGTATCGACGCCGCTCACCACTTTCAGGTCCAATACTCCGTCTTTCGCCTTTTGTAACAAAGTTACAAACCGCGTCGTCAGCAAACCGAGTGACTTTTCGAACCTGCTCTGCTGATTGTCTGCCATTTTAAAAGGCCgttgtcaaaattttcaaaacgaaaCGCACTCCTCTTCGAAATTGCCGCACGCGATACGCCATCACCGACTGGCTGAACTCAAACTCGGGTTTAAATCATAGAGGGCGTCTTCTTGACCGAAGCAACATAAACGTATAGGTATGTGCTGGAAACGGCCGCAGGACCGATTGGAGCCTATAGCACGGTTTACAATGTCCGTAACCGTAAACGTAACCGCTTCAGTAGGAAGTTAAAGGATATGAAAAACCGTACTATGGTTTACAACGCTGTCTGCTGGCGCTTAAGTATAATCCGCTTCAGTAGAATCTAGCCGAATTTGAACGTTCTACTGAAGCGTTTCTACGGACAGCCAATCAGAATGCAGATTATATCCGTCCATCTCCCCACCCCCAAGCACACAaaacgaaaggaaaaataaatcattgaaGATACGACAGCAagcaaaacaatggaaagcTTCGATATGAAATTAATTGGACTAGTTGAAAAAGCCCCGTGCTTGTATGATAAAAGTAGCGGTGATTATAAAGATAGggtaacaaaaaaacaatacgTGGTTCCGTATTGCCCGGGAGTTGGATATTTCAAGTAAGTGTTTAAGGTTACTTCATTttgtatgtttatatataaacatatatgtataaaatttatacataacacattttataacaaatttaataaatctttcCCAAATTCATTGACGACAAACTACTATATTTCTTCATAATgtgttgtaaaaatataagatACAAGCTTAAAGTTATCTTGATATTTTGTAGCTGAGGATTGTGAGAAGAGGTGGAAGTTGTTGCGTGAGCGTTTTTCACGGGAAAAGCGCTGTGCCAGAATTGGTCCACCATCGGGAGCTGCAGGCGGTGTTTCCGACAGGCAGCCATCAAGCTATTTCAAAGCGATGCAATTcctcgatttgcacgtcaaaCCAAGAAAgtaagtttcatttttcgtctgATAGCAAATTAAGACTGTTTTTATCTTGGAAACATAATTGTctttttctatcaaatttaTTGACCAAGGACAAAACGATGTTTCACAGCTGAAATTCGCTTTAATGATCATTGTTGAATGTATGTTTTATACCTCGATTATTTTACAGGACAATTGGTAATATTCCACAATGCTCTTCCCAGAAGAAAACATTGTCTTCGGATGAAGAACCAGATATGGACCCGTCAGCGCATGATTGGGATGTGTATGAATTTCTAAATTCGAATGATGAAAATCAGTACAAAGAGGACTCTATCGGCATGATTATAACAGATGAAAATGGAAAGGAGAATTTACCGCCCAAGAAAAGGCGAACTGTCCCATTAACGAATCCTCCACAAGaaggaaatggaaaaaaagtgaaaaaaaacaacaatgaaGATCTGATCGAAACGGTGAAAGATACATTGAAAACCGTACAGCACTTTTTGAGCAACGACCAAGATACAAAATCTGATATAAATTGGAATTTTTGTATGATGTTGTAcagtcaaatgaaaaaattatcaaagaaaaaaaataagatggCACGGAGACGCATACTAGAGCTCATGGATGTAATTGAAAGCGACGATAGTGATTCttgtatatttaaaaaatttgaataaacttgAATAGGTTATTGTATtgtcctttttcttttctgtcgAGTAGCATAGGACGAATCCACCAACGCCGTTTCCgcctttgtttttttcttttctttatcagAAAATATAACACTGTTACTAACCCTAAAGTTGCTACTGCGTACGAAcgctttcgtttcattttaaaCTGAGCTCACACTACAAACCATAATTAATTAGCAAAATTTACTTGAGTTTGAGGTTAGAAATATTATTCTGCATGTAAAGAAAAGCTCAAACGCTATCCGTTGCAGATGCAACCAACAGCGAGGCCATACATTATGGAGGTTGTAAACGAGTCTTGAAATTTCTACGCAAAATGAAACTTCTACCGAAGCGGTTACGGTTACGGACATTATAAACCGTCCTTATAGCTGAGGCTGAGATAACTCGactaattttatcaataattatgcCACATCAATGATCCAGTAATGCAATTTACcccattttattttaatgcggttaaaaaaataagtttcGGTACTAGTGAAGCTGCTGAAATTGTACCTTGCGCTGCTACCGAACGCTCGATCGAGGTTCGAGAGTAGTCTCCACATCGGGGTTTTCATAGTATTAAGCCCCCCGCACACAACGCTTGTTTTGCTGCTGGATTGCTTGCTAGATTTTACCGCTGGGTTCCAAGTTGGCTGTGGCGCTGGGTGCAACGATGGCACCCTCGTTGGGTTGGCTTCATACGATGCTTGTCGCTAGGCGTGCTGGCGTGCAGGGAGCCTAGAGAGAAAGTATAGGCGAATACGTAGTCCTAGCATTTCTAACCTCAACAGTACCATGGACGCTCGAGTGCAACAAACTATTGCGGCTGAAATAATTCGACGTAGGAAAGCATTTATCGTGTCAGCTGTAGCAACTGCTTTTAAACGTAGACATCTACTGAAACAACGAAAACGTAAATTGTGGAGTCGCGAGTGGCTGTTACGGCGTGATAGAGGACAGAATGTTCTAAATATGGTATTTCGTGAGCTCGGGTATGTAACcatatgattttcattttatttattattacttttttggattttcaattttatacttgACTTTTCAATGCATATTTAtactaaatttttgtttagCCCTGAAGATCCAGCCAGTTTCACCAATTATACTTGAATGATGGAAGATGACTGGAATGAGTTGTTGACACTTCTGACTCCGGCCATAAAAAAACAGGATACCGTTATGCGTCAAGCTATATCACCGAGGGACAGACTCACTGTGACTCTTCGATATTTAGCAACGGGCAATACCTTTCAAGATTTGAGCTACTCCACTCGCATAGCCGCGAACACAATTTCAAAAGTGATTGACGAAACTTTAAGAGCAATAGTAGAAGTACTCGACTCAAAAGTATGGAATTTCCCATCATCGCTGGAGGAATGGCAGGTTATCGCTcacaaattcgatactttATGGAATTTTCCTCATTGCATCGGTGCGCTGGATGGGAAACACATCAATTTTCGTCCCCCTCGAAGTGACGGATCGATTTACCGTAATTATAAGGGAAAAGACAGCATTGTGCTTCTGGGTCTTGTCGATGCTGAATACAGATTTTTGTTCGTTGACGTCGGAAGAAATGGACGTATGCACGATTCTGCTGTTTTGCGTGAGAGCCCATTATGGACTAAGATCAACGATGGAACGTTGAACTTACCTGCTCCATGTGAAATTCCAGGCTTTTGTTACAAATTACCGTACGTGATTGTCGGTAACGACGCATTTGCCTTGAAACCTAATTTGTTAAAGCCGTATCCGGATAGAAACTTGACGCTTGACAAAAGAATATTCAACTACAGATTGAGCCGTGCTCGCAGAACTGTTGAAAACGCTTTTGGCATACTGGCAAACAGATGGCGCGTTTTACTTTCTACGATATCTCTCTCCGTTCAAAAAGTAGAGAAAATAACTTACGCGTGTGTGcttttacataattatttaatcaataaatCTAACAATGATTCCAGTCAATGGTACGTACCGCATAATTACAGAATCTCAACCCGAGTTGATAGTAATTGTAATGCAGTACAATTATCCGAAGGGCAGAATGCCTCCCTATATCTGAGAAATAACTGAAGCAGTAATGAAGTTCTAGAGATACGAGATAAATTTTGTGAATACTTTAATACTACAGGCATAGTGCCATTTCAATATACCGCTATTGAACGAGGTAACTATTAGTCGTTGCTCTACGAGCAAGTTCAtagtatttattcatttattaatttatttactagCACTGCGGCCGCGGCTTGTATTTGTATTTGACAGTATTTGTACAATGTTTatacagaaataaataaatgccaTTACTGGTTTTATAGTATTCGAATTTTGTTTGTGTACGAAagacttttgaaaatatctcttTGACTAAGCAGCATcgacaattgaaaaaagaatcccTCCAAAATTACACAGATTCTCGAGTTTTTGGATATTCGCCGAGGACTTCTGGGAAATTTCGAGAAATTCCGGAGAGTGTGAATGGCCAGAGTGTCGTTCGAAGTGCAAGCGACGAAGGGaacgattatatttttttacgactTTTTCTCAACGATTATCGAAGCTGGTGTCACAGAGAAAAGTTCGACCGAGAAAAATCCATAGTTCCTGAGAACTGTGAACTGTAGTTAATTTTTGTTCCTTCATCGATCTTGCCGCTTTGCATTGACCTTAATTTTAGCAATTGGAGTAATTTTTAATGcttacaattatacataaagAATGACGTGAAATATTAAACataaataacgaaatgaaaaaacaaacaggaGACTTATGGAATGgaaatttataaaagaaaatgaaaatcaagattttttGGTTGTCGGTGATGTCAAAACAGGTTGGTGTACTCTTTTTCTGTCACTTTCTAACCAGAATTTATTCCCCCTCGATCGAACAAGATTTTACATCGAAGAAATTGtcatgattgttttttttcgatttttgaattttgaaaatttaaggaaaacgtggaaaacaaaaatttccttcgttcatcatttttttctggtttgtttgtcgatttttgaaaattgaaaatttaaggaacacatgaaaaatggaaatttctCATTTATCATTCCCTTCAGGCTgcttaaaagttttttttgcttttctacGGAGATAAAGGCACGATAGGGtgtttttttcgacttttgaattttgaaaaggaacacgtggaaaataaaaatttctcgttcgtcgtttttttatcaggtttttaaaaatagtattttGCTACGCGCAAGAAAACCATCACGAAAAATAGCACACGTTCTATCACCGAAATCCAGCACGCGACCACGCTTCAGAGCCATCAGAGGCGCCACTTTCTAGCAGCGCTCCCAACAGAGCAGCCATCCTAGTACCCCGCATGCGATCTATCAGCAAAACAAGCCCCGTGTGCAGCGGGCTTTAATGTACGCAATAATAAACCTAAATCATAGTTCTCGTTTCTGCCACTGGCTGCGCAAGTACTCAGGACGTaccgttgttattattattattacacgtaaACATACACCATATACTAGCTCGCGaatgttaaaattaattaaattgaatataaaataaaaatttatctatttaaaattaattttaagaaaacaaTGGGTAGGTGTTGTGCTGTTCATGGTTGTCTTAGTGGCCGAAAGGCAAGTGAGAATGTAGAGAAAGTGGCTTTATTCAAAGCACAAAAAGTGAGAAACctcaaaataatattgaaaatttgtgttattaacaaataattctaaaatttatgtagttttctaaaatttgaaaaatatttttatttatctgcttaaatataaaaatatatattatttttaaggATGTTGAATTGCGTAGTAAATGGAGCTCAGCTTTGGGACAAGAATTAAAAACTAGCAGTTTTATTTGCGAATTACACTTTAATCCAGAGAATGTGATTAAAACTGATCGAGAGATTTTAAAAGATGGTAgtgtatatgtgtatgaaTACCAGAAAGTTCATTTGAGGAAGAAAGCTGAGCCAAAATCACATACTAATGACGACAATGAAAACAATTGTAGCTTGCtattaaataatgattctTCAACAATCTCTGATATAAATGACGATACGACAAGaaatatatcaatttttgttgGCTGTGACGAgcataaaaaagaattaacaatttcataataatGCGGGGGCATTTTCTAGTCAAATGTTTTAATAAAAGTGCTACGGAGAGAAAAGTTAAATGTAAATCCTAAAACTTTGTATTTAATTCCACATTTctcagaatatttttttccagagAGGTGTCAATAGCAACAAGACTTCCCGCGTAAGAATTTAAACGAGTGCTTCTTAAAAAGTGGCGCACTCTACCGGCAAAAAAATCTGTCCCCTAAATTACGACCATTCGTTCAACATTACGTTCAGACTCCTTGTATCTATACTTCGTGGTATTCTCGATGAATCGCCCACGCTTCATGCCGGAGCGCGGAGAGATCAAATGTGGATCGAATgctatatttttctattcaagCATTGCCGTTTCGGTGCGAAGTAGGCTTTCAAATTCCTAGAAGTTCGCTGGCATGTAGTCAGGCAATAAATTTCATGACTCAACATCAGGTTGATACAGTTATAgcataatgaaaattttgactccaaaaaaatcgaaacattTATTTGCAACAGCTGGATAGTAAGACGTGTACTTGACTTTCACATTATTCctaatttcgaaattgaaaaatagaaagaacaTATTGTTAATGTAAATAACTAATCGCACTTTTACAATTGTTCCTGCAGCTTCAGAGACTtctaaaaacaaattaaatgaatatGTCAGAAAACATTAGCAAAAACAATATAGGTTGCAAGTACAATATCTGAGATGATATCTGTCTTATTCTACTGGaacaaaatttgcaaatttacaattgGGACACTCGACCATACTAACAAAATTGCTTGGCTTATTATCTGTGTCTTTCGAGTTTCACCACGGATATATGCAGTCCTATTTCTGCGATTTTACCTGAAAGTTTAGAGTTTAAGCCCTTTGTCCTATCTGCTAACTTCCAATTGCTCGGGCCACAATAAACTAATAAGGTCGACCACGTGTCAAAATACCACGAGTCAGGCTCGTGCTTATTGTTTTTGGCCCAAATTTCTAACCACGAGTCTCACTCGTTGTAGGGCAAGGGGTTAAAGATGTTAAATCCTAAGATGCGATCTTTAGAGCGCTTTTTTATGCGCGCAAATGGCTACGAAACTGATATTGCAAGAacagaatttctttcaaagtcattattagaaaaaatgaTGTCGTTATGAGAAATAACATATGCCACAGAAATTTGAGCAAATATTGACGAGATTTGCCAATAAAATCGGATGTGAATTTAAGTGACTATGCGTACACACGCACCACAATTACAGTTTTCTGTTGAACATGACTAATTTTGTTTTACGGGGAGACTTCAGTTAAATTTTGGTCAAAATCGGTTTTTCAATTCGAAACTGATTGAAAGAAGTCGTATAATACACATTTCATAATATCAAacgtaaatttaaataaaaaaaaatggaagacaGTTcaagagaaagattttttccAACGAAATCAAAAAGTAAAATGTATTGCTGCGTTTCGAGTCTGTCCACGGACGTAAAAGCCTGGTCTCTCTCATAGCGTTTTCGAGTGAACACTCCAGATCCCCTCTCAGAACGCTCTGAGAGCAGTTCCCCCACTCTTGGAATTCTGTCCGAGCGATCTCGGAGCGATCTcgccacggtcttacatattACGTATATGTCTTACATACGGCCATTTTGTTATCTCAAGCAtcatatttttctgtttttcataAGAATTTGATATTGATACTGTACATCAAAATTAACAGTGGATatccaataaaaataacacaacatgagcgaacaaaaaaaaaaagaaacttccATTTGTGTTCAGGAGGATTGTGTTAGATGACGACGAGGCAGGTATTGAAACAGATGCCGGCGTGTTATGCGAGGTTATGATAAATGGTAAGAGGGtacaaaaatgtatttctttttatgaaatttgcaGAATActataaaatgataaatttatcaatGCAATTCATGACCATTACACTCATTTATTCTTGCCCATAGGTACAAAAAACATCTCATATGTTCCCAAAAGTTTTCTGTCAAGCCTGGGTATTGAACTGCCTAAGAACTTGCACGGTGagtttttggaaaactgtaaaaaaatttttaccttatAACGATGACAAATACATGAATGACAGTCGTTTTTTTatagataaagaaaattgcTCGTCCAAAACAGTTGATACTTCCGGGGATAACCTAGAACGTGACGTTAGTATACAAGCATCTGGCAGCACGACTGCTATTCGGACTGTTTCGCATGTATTGCTGCCAACGTTCAATAGCTCCAATGCTACTGTGAAGTGGGATGACCATGATACCAAAATGATGCTCGATCTGTACGCCGAAAACTTGAACCACGTTGGACCATTCAAAaagttcaaaacaaaaaaaaagatgtggGAACACATTGCGGTTGACATTTCAACAACCTTCAGTAAATATGTAAATGGTCAACAATGCGAGTCACGATTTAAAACTGTAAGGAATCGTAAAGGTTTAGCTGTTACTCATAACAAGCAGTCAGGCAACGACGCGAAGGTTGTGCCGTACCAGCAGGAAATGGACAACATCAGAAGTATAGACGACAGTGTTCAGCCTGAAGTTCTTGTGTCTGTGGGTAACACCCGCgtattgaaacaaaaacgaaaagaagatGCTGCAAGAGGtggaactaaaaaaaaaaaacaagatccTCTGCTCGCTATGTATGTtgaattgcaagaaaaaaaagaagaaaacaaagaacGTCGGCAtcaagagaaaatgaaaatcttcaCGGAATATTGTCTGAAGAAGCAAAGTGAATAAAACTgatatttatagaaaattaacTGGTTGCACTGGCGTGCACCAAGTGCAGTTTCATCCTTTTCTGCCATagacttttgaaaaatatgataatataCTCTGTGTGCACCAGTGCAACCAGTCGAATTAGCtattataatattacgtatgatcatcacattattattatatttttttgttatatccttcaaatttatttgttatattattaGTTCAAACTTAAAAAATGTGATATTTACTCCCAACCTGTTAAAATAAGTCTCATCCAAAGTATCACAAACAAATATCACTGGATACATTATCAATTCTCa includes the following:
- the LOC124218696 gene encoding uncharacterized protein, translated to MMEDDWNELLTLLTPAIKKQDTVMRQAISPRDRLTVTLRYLATGNTFQDLSYSTRIAANTISKVIDETLRAIVEVLDSKVWNFPSSLEEWQVIAHKFDTLWNFPHCIGALDGKHINFRPPRSDGSIYRNYKGKDSIVLLGLVDAEYRFLFVDVGRNGRMHDSAVLRESPLWTKINDGTLNLPAPCEIPGFCYKLPYVIVGNDAFALKPNLLKPYPDRNLTLDKRIFNYRLSRARRTVENAFGILANRWRVLLSTISLSVQKVEKITYACVLLHNYLINKSNNDSSQWYVPHNYRISTRVDSNCNAVQLSEGQNASLYLRNN
- the LOC124218995 gene encoding uncharacterized protein; translation: MINGTKNISYVPKSFLSSLGIELPKNLHDKENCSSKTVDTSGDNLERDVSIQASGSTTAIRTVSHVLLPTFNSSNATVKWDDHDTKMMLDLYAENLNHVGPFKKFKTKKKMWEHIAVDISTTFSKYVNGQQCESRFKTVRNRKGLAVTHNKQSGNDAKVVPYQQEMDNIRSIDDSVQPEVLVSVGNTRVLKQKRKEDAARGGTKKKKQDPLLAMYVELQEKKEENKERRHQEKMKIFTEYCLKKQSE